In Bactrocera oleae isolate idBacOlea1 chromosome 3, idBacOlea1, whole genome shotgun sequence, a genomic segment contains:
- the LOC138855575 gene encoding coiled-coil domain-containing protein 43, with the protein MQKSKQSTNEFTSWLQNKLTELNTDPDVFGSYIAGILDGEETLDEKREALNDILSEIITNDIDSLISLILEKFESAHPKEEKKTDGHIDVSEQLAKLLEAQKLPSTTKTREYTEEERQIREQILAQYSQTEVEDVDAYCSDEDTEGSNVASLAASSLTGIERNTNFQDVMALQKEKREQARLDSAAKKQKDKEDRERQKQVREEKKEKRKTVKGERRR; encoded by the exons atgCAGAAAAGTAAGCAATCAACCAATGAGTTCACCTCGTGGCTACAAAACAAGCTGACCGAGCTCAATACGGATCCTGATGTCTTTGGTTCCTACATAGCAGGAATTCTTGACGGGGAAGAGACACTTGATGAGAAGCGTGAAGCGCTCAATGATATACTCAGTGAAATCATT ACAAACGATATTGATTCCTTGATAAGTCTTATTCTCGAAAAATTTGAGTCAGCACATCCtaaagaagaaaagaaaacgGATGGTCACATTGATGTAAGTGAGCAATTGGCCAAATTATTAGAAGCACAGAAACTTCCATCAACCACAAAGACACGAGAGTATACTGAAGAAGAACGTCAAATACGAGAACAAATATTAGCACAATATTCTCAG ACTGAAGTTGAAGACGTTGATGCTTATTGTTCCGATGAGGATACCGAAGGATCGAATGTTGCTTCTCTTGCAGCCAGTTCATTAACTGGAATCGAACGTAATACCAATTTTCAGGATGTAATGGCATTGCAAAAAGAGAAGAGAGAGCAAGCACGCTTGGATAGCGCCGCAAAAAAACAGAAAGACAAAGAAGACAGGGAGCGTCAGAAGCAAGTGCGTGAGGAAAAGAAAGAGAAGCGTAAAACTGTAAAAGGGGAGCGACGTCGGTAG
- the LOC106621271 gene encoding lectin subunit alpha, which yields MFLKLYIFFPLLAVVAAYDKAETSVVLGVYRFLIVDKLKLPWAKALKYCVDMNMTLLTPNKKERTENLSQFLTEIDFVDKPNIGNDYIYWTSGKYDQNRNEFIWYSTGEQFNYTNWLPNQPDNWRGDEFCVEMGFREVGKWNDNRCIYKRHFVCEHLIKL from the exons atgtttttaaaattatatattttcttcccATTACTTGCAGTTGTTGCAGCATATGATAAAG CAGAGACATCCGTTGTTTTGGGCGTATATCGTTTTTTAATTGTGGACAAATTAaag ttaccGTGGGCCAAGGCATTAAAATACTGCGTCGACATGAATATGACACTCTTGACTCCCAATAAGAAAGAACGTACAGAAAATCTAAGCCAATTCCTTACTGAAATTG actTCGTTGATAAACCAAATATTGGCAATGATTACATCTATTGGACTTCTGGTAAATATGATCAAAATCGTAATGAATTTATTTGGTACAGCACTGGTGAACAGTTCAATTATACTAATTGGTTGCCAAACCAGCCCGATAATTGGCGAGGTGATGAATTTTGCGTTGAAATGGGATTTCGTGAAGTAGGAAAATGGAATGATAATCGCTGTATATATAAGCGACATTTTGTTTGTGAACATTTAATAAAACTGTAG